In Carnobacterium sp. CP1, the following are encoded in one genomic region:
- a CDS encoding penicillin-binding protein, giving the protein MTNRNPLKNRKKIAILLFFGTLLLFLVFVGRFTYIMVKGEINGENLSQNVNNLYTRSSVLEANRGTIYDIGGNSIAMDATSYSLVAILTDKWSNDPKEPQHVKDKQKTAAALSKHIAMSEADIFKTLNQKDLSQVEFGSAGKKLSYDIKSAIEEEDLPGIVFEETPTRLYPNGTFASHLVGYAELPTDKNDETKEGTLSTDLTGLMGVEQAYNDVLTGTDGSIKYQKDSFGYVLPNSTVETTDSVDGKDIYLTLDKRMQVYLESVMTEVNDKFNPVGMTATLMDPETGAIIAASQRPSFNATTKEGIGQLWQNLLVEDTFEPGSTLKVLTLAAAINEGVFDPNATYMSGAKKIEGGVVHDHNVNGWGQINYLEGLERSSNVAFVNLMEKMGEDTWKEYLDNFGMGKTTASGLPNEQSGSNPYEWPLEKANTSFGQGLTVTVFQMMQAYSAVANEGKMMKPQYISKIVDPATGKETTFEPEVVSEPISKNSADQALNYLKEVVYGENGTGQGYQIDGYEIAAKTGTAQIVNPDTKQYYSGGSNYVYSVVGMAPADDPKVVLYVTVQQPTITDSSLVGGDVVQAVFNPVMKRALEYQHLDSDSEVEDPNQVVMPKVTGVSKEEALKSLEEAQLDVTIVGNGDTIVQQLPLPEESSIKNQRAILMTNGAMTMPDMTGWSKNDVLKVSEITGIEFAFEGEGYVVEQSLTPQANMQGEEQIKITLASPQE; this is encoded by the coding sequence ATGACAAACAGAAACCCTTTAAAAAACAGAAAAAAAATTGCGATCCTGCTCTTTTTTGGTACCTTGCTTTTATTCTTGGTATTTGTAGGACGTTTTACTTACATTATGGTAAAAGGAGAAATTAACGGGGAAAATCTGTCTCAAAATGTTAATAACCTTTATACAAGAAGTAGCGTACTAGAAGCAAACCGAGGGACCATTTATGATATAGGTGGAAACTCGATTGCTATGGACGCTACTTCTTACTCGTTAGTCGCCATTTTAACCGATAAGTGGTCAAATGATCCGAAAGAACCGCAACATGTGAAAGACAAGCAGAAGACAGCTGCGGCTTTATCAAAACACATTGCTATGAGTGAAGCGGATATATTTAAAACTTTAAACCAAAAAGACTTGTCTCAAGTAGAATTTGGTTCGGCGGGGAAAAAATTATCATACGATATTAAAAGTGCCATCGAAGAAGAGGATCTACCAGGGATTGTTTTTGAAGAAACGCCTACAAGGCTTTACCCTAATGGTACTTTTGCTTCGCATTTGGTGGGATATGCTGAATTGCCGACAGATAAAAACGACGAAACGAAAGAAGGAACACTCAGTACTGATTTAACCGGATTAATGGGTGTAGAACAAGCCTATAACGATGTGTTGACTGGAACTGACGGTTCTATAAAATACCAAAAAGACAGCTTTGGATATGTTTTACCAAATTCTACAGTAGAAACAACTGATTCAGTAGATGGAAAGGATATCTATTTGACGTTAGACAAACGCATGCAGGTATATTTAGAAAGCGTCATGACTGAAGTGAATGATAAATTTAATCCTGTAGGAATGACAGCAACATTGATGGATCCAGAGACGGGAGCGATCATTGCTGCTTCTCAACGCCCCTCTTTCAACGCCACGACGAAAGAAGGTATTGGGCAACTCTGGCAAAACTTATTAGTTGAAGATACGTTTGAACCAGGCTCAACACTGAAAGTATTGACTCTTGCAGCAGCTATTAACGAAGGTGTATTTGATCCTAATGCGACTTATATGTCAGGCGCTAAAAAAATAGAAGGTGGAGTCGTTCATGACCACAATGTAAATGGTTGGGGACAAATCAATTATTTGGAAGGCTTGGAACGGTCAAGTAATGTTGCTTTTGTTAATTTAATGGAAAAAATGGGAGAAGATACCTGGAAAGAGTATTTGGATAATTTTGGAATGGGAAAAACGACTGCTTCAGGACTTCCAAATGAACAAAGTGGTTCTAATCCTTATGAGTGGCCGCTTGAAAAAGCGAATACCTCATTTGGACAAGGTTTGACAGTGACAGTATTTCAAATGATGCAAGCTTATTCAGCAGTAGCCAACGAAGGTAAAATGATGAAGCCGCAGTATATTAGTAAAATAGTTGATCCGGCAACAGGTAAAGAAACTACATTTGAACCAGAAGTTGTCAGCGAACCTATTTCTAAAAATTCAGCCGATCAAGCATTGAACTATTTAAAAGAAGTTGTGTACGGTGAAAATGGGACCGGTCAAGGTTATCAAATTGATGGCTATGAAATAGCTGCTAAAACAGGTACTGCACAAATCGTTAATCCTGATACAAAACAATATTATAGCGGAGGCTCCAACTACGTTTATTCCGTTGTTGGGATGGCGCCGGCCGACGATCCAAAAGTTGTTTTGTACGTGACCGTTCAGCAACCAACGATTACAGATTCTTCTTTAGTGGGAGGAGATGTCGTCCAAGCTGTTTTTAATCCTGTTATGAAACGAGCATTGGAATATCAACACTTGGATTCTGATTCTGAAGTTGAAGATCCTAATCAAGTCGTCATGCCAAAAGTAACGGGTGTATCTAAAGAAGAAGCGTTAAAATCATTAGAAGAAGCTCAGTTAGATGTGACCATCGTAGGAAATGGTGATACAATAGTACAGCAATTGCCGCTGCCTGAAGAAAGCTCCATTAAAAACCAACGGGCCATTTTAATGACAAATGGGGCTATGACTATGCCGGATATGACAGGATGGTCGAAAAACGATGTGTTGAAAGTATCGGAAATTACTGGAATTGAATTTGCATTTGAAGGAGAGGGATACGTCGTTGAACAAAGTTTAACGCCGCAAGCTAACATGCAGGGTGAAGAGCAAATCAAAATCACATTAGCTTCTCCTCAAGAATAG
- the ftsL gene encoding cell division protein FtsL, protein MSLNSNLARNLEVETPIQSPVLPKETTIHRPLPKKSGITNLEKMVIGIVSVITFALIAVSISLEINIASTNRALQDTNSSIANITTINNNLEQEVQELSRYDRVYEIANRQGLEMNEANVRNVIK, encoded by the coding sequence ATGTCGTTGAATAGTAACTTAGCTAGAAACCTTGAAGTGGAAACGCCAATACAATCCCCCGTTTTGCCAAAAGAAACAACTATACATAGACCTCTTCCAAAAAAATCGGGGATTACAAACCTAGAAAAAATGGTGATTGGAATTGTCTCAGTCATTACATTTGCGTTGATTGCTGTGAGCATCTCACTAGAAATCAACATAGCGAGTACAAACCGCGCCCTTCAAGACACGAACTCGTCTATCGCAAATATCACTACCATAAACAATAATTTAGAACAAGAAGTTCAAGAATTATCGCGTTATGACCGTGTTTATGAAATCGCCAATCGTCAAGGTTTAGAAATGAATGAAGCCAATGTAAGGAATGTTATTAAATGA
- a CDS encoding holin, with protein MMEEIMNNAIGAAILLAPIIAIAIQVVKQLEVVNVKYLPLLSIVIGMLTGAILSSVFNQNIAIYTLAGFLSGASASGLYEGIKNSFALAKGDK; from the coding sequence ATGATGGAAGAAATTATGAACAATGCGATTGGGGCGGCAATACTATTAGCTCCGATTATCGCTATTGCTATTCAAGTGGTTAAACAATTAGAAGTGGTTAACGTCAAATATTTACCGCTATTGTCTATCGTCATCGGTATGCTAACGGGGGCTATTTTAAGTAGTGTTTTCAATCAGAACATAGCTATCTATACATTAGCAGGTTTTTTAAGTGGAGCTTCAGCAAGTGGGCTATATGAAGGCATAAAGAATAGTTTTGCATTAGCGAAAGGAGATAAATAA
- a CDS encoding helix-turn-helix domain-containing protein, protein MTYRPDRRYLNVQQGSIAAQRDRENKIVEEATAKKFRQIEDKKIKKTEEKFDVQNNHLRYTLWTKQVAEILGININKVRDLIDKNQLVATKAGRYWRVNEESVIEYKNRQNN, encoded by the coding sequence ATGACTTATAGACCTGACAGACGGTATTTGAACGTTCAACAAGGAAGTATTGCGGCGCAAAGAGATAGAGAAAATAAAATTGTAGAAGAAGCAACTGCAAAGAAATTTCGCCAAATAGAAGATAAGAAGATAAAAAAAACAGAAGAAAAGTTCGATGTTCAGAACAACCATTTACGTTATACGCTTTGGACAAAACAAGTTGCTGAAATACTGGGGATTAACATTAATAAGGTACGTGATTTGATAGATAAGAATCAATTAGTTGCTACTAAGGCCGGGCGATATTGGAGGGTTAACGAAGAATCTGTTATAGAATATAAAAACAGACAAAACAATTAA
- a CDS encoding N-acetylmuramoyl-L-alanine amidase — MSNLLISLGHGKNKKGGYDPGAVGNGTSEAEWLRGQFLVSLKKYAAGKIDFYEQDMYANREASTISGYKDIIELHLDAAGASAKGGHIIIAKGFNPDALDKRLGETVKRNFGLRANTMFDNRNDLLNLNTFAKRGISYRLVELCFITNKANMDYFKANYDKVAKELVQDILNTTIASKPAQKEEATVTADKRSKKFKVGDKVRLTSGAKSWKGSSNFTISSFKSEYIVNWLNVDGTIYIKPVGADWGGNVYEHDIEYARSNDIQKDDIIKLRGPKATNWVGGAKITDDMRTPEYSVRYREGNVLYIDSGTFRGEIYDWDAVKVK; from the coding sequence ATGAGTAACTTATTAATTAGTTTAGGTCACGGTAAAAATAAAAAAGGTGGATATGATCCAGGAGCAGTTGGGAACGGTACAAGTGAAGCCGAATGGTTGCGTGGCCAGTTTTTAGTTTCTTTGAAAAAATACGCAGCTGGTAAAATTGATTTTTACGAACAAGATATGTACGCCAACCGTGAAGCGAGCACTATCAGCGGTTATAAGGATATTATCGAATTACACTTAGACGCAGCTGGTGCTTCAGCTAAAGGCGGACACATCATTATCGCTAAAGGATTTAATCCGGATGCGCTAGATAAACGTTTAGGGGAAACCGTCAAACGCAACTTTGGATTAAGAGCTAATACTATGTTCGACAATCGCAATGACTTATTAAACTTGAACACTTTTGCCAAACGCGGTATTTCTTATCGTCTAGTTGAATTGTGTTTTATCACAAATAAAGCAAACATGGATTACTTCAAAGCGAACTACGACAAAGTGGCTAAGGAACTAGTGCAAGATATCTTGAATACGACTATCGCATCTAAACCAGCACAAAAGGAGGAAGCAACAGTGACAGCAGATAAACGGTCTAAGAAATTCAAAGTAGGCGACAAGGTACGGTTAACATCTGGTGCTAAGTCGTGGAAAGGAAGTTCAAACTTTACTATCAGCAGCTTCAAGTCTGAGTATATTGTTAACTGGTTAAACGTAGACGGAACAATATACATTAAGCCGGTGGGCGCTGATTGGGGTGGCAATGTTTACGAACATGACATCGAATATGCTCGAAGCAACGACATCCAAAAAGATGACATCATCAAGTTGCGTGGTCCAAAGGCAACGAACTGGGTTGGTGGCGCCAAGATCACGGATGACATGAGAACTCCAGAATATTCCGTTAGATATCGCGAAGGAAATGTTTTGTATATCGATAGCGGAACGTTCCGTGGAGAAATCTATGATTGGGATGCTGTTAAAGTTAAATAA
- a CDS encoding acyl-ACP--UDP-N-acetylglucosamine O-acyltransferase family protein, translating into MTLEQLLVLLIGGGGAAGLLSAFFTRKSGKEKTDIDLLDRAYKEIERIDAKLKEAYAELELEKGENENLKNIIEGMKRDKTKLEKIIRKLKEGREQ; encoded by the coding sequence ATGACGCTTGAGCAGTTACTGGTCTTATTGATCGGGGGAGGAGGAGCAGCGGGTTTGTTATCTGCTTTTTTCACACGTAAAAGTGGGAAAGAGAAGACAGATATTGATTTGCTGGACAGAGCTTATAAAGAAATTGAACGCATAGACGCCAAGTTGAAAGAAGCCTATGCCGAATTGGAACTGGAAAAAGGCGAGAATGAAAACTTGAAAAACATTATCGAGGGAATGAAACGCGACAAAACTAAATTAGAAAAAATTATCAGAAAATTAAAAGAAGGTAGGGAACAATGA
- a CDS encoding DUF3397 domain-containing protein, whose translation MEATTFTIVMIILYLLPLLLLVLFNKSVNRHFRRQNKSIKLPDLMVPYLLLGIHILSSLTFGQSIFPYFLIFILGLGMFIVMALAYKKGEIIYGRFWKTYWRFIFLFSILTYYFLVGANIFTQFT comes from the coding sequence TTGGAAGCAACTACTTTTACCATTGTGATGATCATACTGTATCTTTTGCCGCTTTTGCTGTTAGTGTTGTTTAATAAAAGCGTCAACCGACATTTTAGAAGACAAAACAAGAGCATTAAGCTGCCAGATTTAATGGTTCCATATTTACTGTTGGGTATCCATATCCTAAGCTCGTTAACATTTGGTCAATCGATTTTTCCTTATTTTCTGATTTTTATTCTCGGTTTAGGAATGTTCATTGTAATGGCATTGGCTTATAAAAAAGGCGAAATCATTTATGGGCGTTTTTGGAAAACGTATTGGCGTTTTATTTTTTTATTTTCTATTCTTACTTATTATTTTTTAGTAGGAGCAAATATCTTCACACAGTTTACTTAA
- a CDS encoding Y-family DNA polymerase, whose product MSFDYSDEISNDILCVDVKSFYASVECVERGLHPLKTMLVVMSNAENAGGLVLAASPLAKKVLGISNVTRKRDIPYHPDLLIVPPRMQFYIEKNTEINDIFRKYVSDEDLHIYSIDESFVSVRASLKLFKRKSAYDLARMIQYHIYKKIGLYVTIGIGDNMLLAKLALDNEAKYNANLIAEWRYKDVPETIWKIENITDMWGIGERTAIRLNSLGIKSVYDLAHANFYQLRESMGLIGEQLYAGAWGIDRSDIREQYRPLEKSYGNSQILKRDYYKRHEIKIVIREMAEQVATRIRKHHCKTGCVSLTVTYSKHEEKAGFSRQLKIPNTSNTKKLVDYCFDIFNKHYEDDMAVRSIGISYSKLTYTSNIQLDLFEDPTQQIANEKLDLLVDKIRDKYGFQSLVHASSLLEGATAINRSSLVGGHAGGMEGIQ is encoded by the coding sequence ATGTCATTCGATTACTCTGACGAGATAAGCAACGACATTCTCTGCGTTGACGTTAAATCATTTTACGCTTCAGTCGAGTGTGTTGAACGCGGCCTGCATCCGTTAAAAACTATGCTAGTTGTCATGAGCAATGCAGAAAATGCTGGCGGTTTGGTTCTAGCCGCCTCCCCTTTAGCTAAAAAAGTTTTAGGCATCAGTAACGTTACCAGAAAACGAGACATCCCCTATCATCCTGATTTATTGATCGTGCCTCCACGCATGCAGTTTTATATAGAAAAGAATACTGAAATTAACGATATTTTTCGCAAGTACGTTTCAGATGAAGATTTACATATTTACAGCATAGATGAATCGTTTGTGTCTGTTAGAGCTAGTTTGAAGCTCTTTAAAAGAAAAAGCGCCTATGACTTGGCTAGGATGATTCAATACCATATTTATAAAAAGATTGGCCTATATGTCACTATTGGAATTGGCGACAATATGCTGCTAGCCAAGCTAGCTCTGGATAACGAAGCTAAATACAACGCTAACTTGATTGCTGAATGGCGATACAAAGACGTACCGGAAACGATTTGGAAGATAGAAAACATAACAGACATGTGGGGTATTGGAGAACGAACGGCGATTCGACTGAATAGCTTAGGGATTAAATCAGTCTATGACTTAGCACATGCAAACTTTTATCAACTAAGAGAATCTATGGGTCTTATTGGTGAACAACTATACGCTGGCGCTTGGGGCATCGATCGCAGCGACATTAGAGAACAATATCGTCCTTTAGAAAAGAGTTACGGAAACTCTCAAATACTTAAAAGAGATTATTACAAAAGACATGAGATCAAAATAGTGATTCGAGAAATGGCGGAACAAGTGGCAACCCGCATTCGAAAGCACCATTGCAAAACAGGATGTGTCAGCCTTACCGTTACCTATTCTAAGCATGAAGAAAAAGCAGGATTCTCTCGACAATTAAAAATTCCTAATACATCTAATACAAAGAAGTTAGTCGATTATTGTTTTGATATTTTCAATAAACATTATGAAGACGACATGGCTGTAAGGAGTATCGGAATTTCTTATTCAAAATTGACTTACACCAGCAATATTCAATTGGATTTATTTGAAGACCCCACTCAACAAATCGCAAACGAAAAATTAGATTTGTTGGTAGATAAAATAAGAGATAAATATGGTTTTCAATCGTTAGTACATGCTAGCAGCCTTTTAGAAGGAGCTACAGCTATTAACCGCAGCTCTCTTGTTGGTGGACATGCTGGCGGAATGGAGGGTATACAATGA
- the mraZ gene encoding division/cell wall cluster transcriptional repressor MraZ, with amino-acid sequence MLMGEYKHNIDAKGRLIMPAKFRDDLGTKFILTRGLDGCLFGYPQNEWTILEEKLKQLPLAKKEARAFTRFFYSAATECELDKQGRINIPQTLRDHAKLEKVCHVVGVSDRIEIWSESKWNEFSAEAEETFDEIAENMIDFGF; translated from the coding sequence ATGTTAATGGGTGAGTATAAGCACAACATCGACGCAAAAGGCCGCTTGATCATGCCGGCGAAATTTCGCGACGATTTAGGAACGAAATTCATCTTAACCCGCGGTTTAGATGGTTGCTTATTTGGTTATCCCCAGAATGAATGGACTATACTCGAAGAAAAACTCAAGCAACTTCCGCTTGCAAAAAAAGAAGCTCGTGCTTTTACTAGGTTCTTTTATTCAGCAGCGACGGAATGCGAATTAGATAAGCAAGGAAGAATCAATATTCCGCAAACATTAAGAGACCATGCGAAACTAGAAAAAGTGTGTCATGTAGTCGGTGTATCAGATCGAATCGAGATTTGGAGCGAATCCAAATGGAATGAGTTTTCAGCAGAAGCTGAAGAGACGTTTGACGAGATCGCTGAAAACATGATTGATTTTGGGTTTTAG
- a CDS encoding DNA/RNA non-specific endonuclease, whose protein sequence is MGIFKNKKVWIGLVLATVITIMLGDLAGLVFIGACIGIWYFKKKRPNKDYSTISICLAIMSFFVIGISGVNAESDADVATVEESSSESIESSNEEELAAMEESKQKKEEEEKAKEKAESESKEEERKKAEAESTATAEKEAKEELEKKTVEIQGTAPSIPDGAAYVEVNGNVPLFTNEDISSTEAWDEYGEMDSFKRVTAANAVLGTESMPAEERGNISDVYPTGWEQEEYANVSGGWLYNRSHLIGHQLTGYDGANNLITGTRYFNVEGMLPFENFVANYVETTDNHVRYRVTPYFEGNNLLASGIYMEGFSIEDNGEGLQFHIYVPNIQPGVTLDYATGDSLSDEPVVKEETVVEEPAIEEVPEEPVVEEAPSGGDVNSVDANGNGKVTIQEAKDAGFSMPLYSDHWLYPYMDDRDNDGMVGE, encoded by the coding sequence GTGGGAATATTTAAAAATAAAAAGGTTTGGATTGGATTGGTACTCGCAACTGTTATTACAATCATGTTAGGAGATCTTGCAGGACTAGTATTTATTGGCGCGTGTATCGGTATTTGGTATTTCAAAAAGAAAAGGCCTAACAAAGACTATTCGACCATTTCAATCTGTTTAGCAATCATGAGCTTTTTCGTAATTGGAATTAGTGGAGTAAATGCTGAATCAGATGCTGACGTCGCTACGGTAGAAGAATCCTCTTCTGAATCTATTGAGAGTTCAAACGAGGAAGAACTTGCTGCAATGGAAGAAAGTAAACAGAAGAAAGAAGAGGAAGAGAAAGCTAAAGAAAAGGCTGAATCTGAGTCAAAAGAAGAAGAGCGTAAAAAAGCAGAGGCTGAATCAACCGCCACAGCCGAAAAAGAAGCTAAAGAAGAGTTAGAGAAGAAAACTGTAGAAATTCAAGGCACTGCACCAAGCATTCCCGATGGAGCTGCCTATGTAGAAGTAAACGGCAATGTTCCACTGTTTACGAATGAAGATATCAGTTCAACTGAGGCATGGGATGAATATGGAGAAATGGATTCTTTTAAACGTGTGACTGCAGCAAATGCGGTTCTGGGTACTGAATCAATGCCAGCTGAAGAACGTGGGAATATATCCGATGTTTATCCAACTGGATGGGAACAAGAAGAGTATGCAAACGTTTCTGGTGGTTGGTTGTATAACCGCAGCCATTTAATTGGACATCAACTAACAGGTTATGATGGTGCAAATAATTTGATAACCGGTACACGTTATTTTAATGTTGAAGGAATGTTACCGTTTGAAAATTTCGTGGCTAATTATGTGGAAACTACGGATAACCATGTACGTTATCGTGTAACCCCATACTTTGAAGGAAATAATTTATTAGCCTCTGGTATATATATGGAAGGATTCTCCATTGAAGACAACGGAGAAGGATTACAATTTCATATTTATGTTCCAAATATCCAACCAGGTGTAACACTCGACTACGCTACTGGTGATAGCTTGTCCGACGAACCTGTCGTAAAAGAAGAAACGGTTGTGGAAGAACCCGCTATTGAAGAAGTTCCAGAAGAACCAGTAGTTGAAGAAGCTCCGTCAGGTGGAGATGTAAATTCTGTGGATGCAAATGGAAATGGTAAAGTAACTATTCAAGAAGCTAAAGACGCAGGTTTCTCAATGCCGCTCTACAGCGATCACTGGTTATACCCGTACATGGACGATCGTGACAATGATGGTATGGTAGGCGAATAA
- the rsmH gene encoding 16S rRNA (cytosine(1402)-N(4))-methyltransferase RsmH — MAEFNHETVLLHETVDSLSLIPDGVYVDCTLGGAGHSEYLLSQLNENGHLYAFDQDERAIENAKVRLATYVEKGMVTFIKANFRFIKEELNERGVFEVDGILYDLGVSSPQLDEAERGFSYHQDAPLDMRMDTEAPLTAKEVINTWSYQDLVRIFYRYGEEKFSKSIARKIEAAREQKLIETTTELVDIIKEGIPAPARRKGGHPAKRVFQAVRIAVNDELSAVEDSLEEAIGLLNVGGRISAITFHSLEDRIVKSIYKDHAKGPDIPPGLPIIPEEFLPELKLVTRKPIVPSETELEINNRARSAKLRVAERQRK; from the coding sequence ATGGCAGAATTTAATCATGAAACAGTCTTGCTTCACGAAACAGTGGATAGTCTGTCTTTAATTCCCGATGGTGTCTACGTCGACTGTACTTTAGGCGGAGCAGGCCATAGCGAATATCTGCTTTCTCAATTAAATGAAAACGGTCATCTTTACGCATTTGACCAAGATGAACGAGCAATTGAAAATGCAAAAGTACGGTTAGCGACTTATGTCGAAAAAGGAATGGTAACCTTCATTAAGGCTAATTTCCGCTTTATTAAAGAAGAACTAAATGAGCGAGGGGTATTCGAAGTTGACGGCATTTTATATGACTTAGGTGTTTCTTCGCCACAACTAGACGAAGCGGAACGAGGGTTTAGTTACCACCAAGACGCCCCGTTAGATATGCGTATGGATACAGAAGCTCCATTGACAGCGAAAGAAGTCATCAATACTTGGTCGTATCAAGACTTAGTTAGAATTTTTTATCGTTATGGAGAAGAAAAGTTCTCTAAAAGTATTGCTCGGAAAATAGAAGCGGCAAGAGAACAAAAGCTAATTGAAACCACTACTGAATTAGTTGACATTATTAAAGAAGGTATTCCTGCACCTGCCAGGAGAAAAGGCGGACATCCAGCTAAACGCGTTTTTCAAGCTGTGCGTATTGCTGTAAATGATGAATTATCAGCCGTGGAAGATTCTTTAGAAGAAGCCATTGGACTATTGAATGTTGGCGGAAGAATAAGCGCCATTACGTTTCATTCGTTAGAAGACCGAATCGTAAAATCAATCTACAAAGATCATGCTAAAGGACCAGATATCCCACCCGGATTGCCTATCATTCCTGAAGAATTTTTGCCGGAATTAAAATTGGTGACACGAAAACCGATTGTTCCAAGTGAAACGGAATTGGAAATAAACAATCGAGCTCGCAGTGCAAAATTGAGAGTAGCAGAAAGACAAAGAAAATAA
- a CDS encoding single stranded DNA-binding domain-containing protein gives MNFAILTGKVVSEVKVINTDNGTPLCRFTLQVDNRKFNCLVAGMKAYKFMYDIEEDSLITIEGTINDRMQLVVQEYRLDSKPSYFGQIFDYKGRKLPHKKVMW, from the coding sequence ATGAATTTCGCTATTTTAACTGGTAAAGTTGTTTCAGAAGTGAAGGTTATCAACACAGATAATGGTACTCCGCTATGCCGCTTCACATTGCAAGTAGACAACCGTAAATTTAATTGTTTAGTTGCTGGCATGAAGGCTTATAAATTTATGTACGATATCGAAGAAGATTCTCTTATTACTATAGAAGGAACCATCAATGACCGAATGCAGTTAGTTGTGCAAGAATACCGTCTTGACTCGAAACCTAGCTACTTTGGACAGATATTTGATTATAAAGGAAGAAAGTTACCTCATAAGAAGGTTATGTGGTAA